In Deltaproteobacteria bacterium, the following are encoded in one genomic region:
- the ribB gene encoding 3,4-dihydroxy-2-butanone-4-phosphate synthase — translation MSPRRQSPYVVGIEEALAEIRAGRMIILMDDEDRENEGDLCVAAERVSAEHINFMATHGRGLVCLSLTERRCDQLGLPMMVSENRAPLGTAFTVSIDARHGIGRGISAVDRATTIRTAIRPDATPADIVSPGHVFPLRARRGGVLVRAGQTEGAVDLARLAGFAPAGVICEILCDDGTMARLPDLEEFAARHALKIATIADLIEYRSRHDSLVHRTAEARITTRHGGEFRALVYTTDVDEGEHLVLAKGDIRADEPTLVRTHLEYLPGDVFGYRERDTRSLLQKAMERIAAEGKGVILYLRRDGRGLDLFSEPRTDSVRAPSTALGASWLANFREFGIGAQILRDVGVGKLRWLTNRPLRLVSLPGYGLEIIESVPLTLDEPGLSSATPRIPRLFKVR, via the coding sequence ATGTCCCCCCGCCGCCAGAGCCCGTACGTGGTCGGGATCGAGGAGGCCCTCGCCGAGATCCGTGCCGGCCGCATGATCATCCTCATGGACGACGAGGACCGCGAGAACGAGGGCGACCTCTGCGTCGCGGCCGAGCGCGTCAGCGCCGAGCACATCAACTTCATGGCAACTCACGGGCGCGGGCTCGTCTGCCTCTCGCTGACCGAGCGCCGCTGCGACCAGCTCGGCCTGCCGATGATGGTGAGCGAGAACCGCGCGCCCCTCGGGACCGCGTTCACGGTCTCGATCGACGCGCGCCACGGCATCGGGCGCGGCATCTCGGCGGTCGACCGCGCCACCACCATCCGCACCGCCATCCGGCCCGACGCCACGCCCGCCGACATCGTGAGCCCGGGGCACGTCTTCCCGCTTCGCGCCCGGCGCGGCGGGGTCCTCGTCCGCGCCGGACAGACCGAGGGCGCCGTCGACCTGGCACGCCTCGCGGGCTTCGCGCCGGCGGGCGTCATCTGCGAGATCCTGTGCGACGACGGCACCATGGCGCGGCTCCCCGACCTGGAGGAGTTCGCGGCCCGCCACGCCCTCAAGATCGCGACCATCGCCGACCTGATCGAGTACCGCAGCCGTCACGACTCGCTCGTGCACCGCACGGCCGAGGCGCGCATCACGACCCGCCACGGCGGGGAGTTCCGCGCCCTCGTCTACACCACCGACGTCGACGAAGGCGAGCACCTCGTGCTGGCGAAGGGCGACATCCGTGCCGACGAGCCGACGCTCGTGCGCACGCACCTCGAGTACCTGCCGGGCGACGTCTTCGGCTACCGCGAGCGCGACACGCGGAGCCTCCTCCAGAAGGCGATGGAGCGGATCGCCGCCGAGGGCAAGGGCGTGATCCTCTACCTCCGCCGCGACGGCCGCGGCCTCGACCTCTTCTCCGAGCCGCGCACCGACAGCGTACGCGCGCCGAGCACCGCGCTCGGCGCCTCGTGGCTCGCGAACTTCCGCGAGTTCGGCATCGGGGCGCAGATCCTGCGCGACGTGGGCGTGGGCAAGCTCCGCTGGCTGACGAACCGCCCGTTGCGCCTCGTCAGCCTGCCCGGCTACGGGCTCGAGATCATCGAGTCCGTGCCGCTCACGCTCGACGAGCCGGGTCTCAGCTCCGCGACGCCGCGCATCCCGAGGCTGTTCAAGGTCCGTTGA